The Mycteria americana isolate JAX WOST 10 ecotype Jacksonville Zoo and Gardens chromosome 2, USCA_MyAme_1.0, whole genome shotgun sequence genome contains the following window.
TTGTGTTTTTGGGTGCTCTGTCCCAACAAAGAGCAGGAGAGCTTAATTTCATCAGCCATTGGGTCCGCTTGTAAGCCACATGCATGTAGCAGGAGCAGCAGTTTCCAGCTCAAATTGCTGATCTCTGTGCTGGAATTAGGTGTTCGGGCAATATGTGCCCCCGAGCAGCCCTGAACGCATGGAAAAGGAGATGGGACACAGGGAAGCATCCTGTAGTTTGGACCTCATCCATAAATCACCGCAGGGACATCCACCAAACATTATCAAACAGGCATTCATAATGATCGCTGTGAGCCTTCTAACAAAAGCTACTCAAGTGAATCAATGTTGATCTCTACCAAGATACCTTTATAACCTTAATCCCTAATAAATGGCCAAAGCCAAGACTCAATAGCTTTTGCTTCCCAGCCTTTATCTACACCATAGTTTCACTATGGACACTTGCTACCTTTTGTTCTAAGGTGCTAAATTGCAAAACATGGTACCCGGCATTTTAGTTTTATCATTTGCCTGTAAATCTACCCCAAAACTACCATTCTGTCTATGTCAAAAGCAGGCATGAAATATGGAGCTATGTACAAATTTATCTCACATTTACGGGACTGGgatgctcccacgtggattcttCTCACTGGAGGAGacttaaaatgttaaatgcaCATTGCAAAGCCAAACTTCACAGTAGTTTAGAGTCTATGTTATAGCAAGTGCCAACCTGAATGTGTGAAAGTAATGATAGGAGGAGTATAAGGAAATGTCATATTGTGCATCAGCGGCTGTTACTAAAACTGCACCTCTGTCTTGACTGTTTTCCTACTTCTATTGCTTATTTTACACCAATAAATCCCTGAATTCAATGATTTACAACAGCATATAAAGGCAAAAACCATAACTGGATGTTTATGTTTTACCAAAATGGCTACGTAAGTACTGACACCTGCAGCTTGCTCAGTCCTCTTTCATACAAAGATGTAAGtaatcagtttttctttaaaaatgagagaaaaatatagcTATAGATAAAATGGAATGCAGGTAAATGCATAAAGAATGTCCATATCATTTATATATaatcaaatagaaataaaatttcgTGGCACTGAATTTTATGCTCCTAAAATCCCCAAGTAAAACACTGAGCTCTGTGTGAATACAAAACACCTGTAGCTTGATTTACAAGCTCTTAGAGCCTGTAACGGTTAGAAATTTGGAGCACAGTGCTCTTGCCTGTATTACATTCACACAGAGGGCAAACAATCCAATTGCTGAGAATCATATGACCACAAACAGTCTCCATTATTCAGCAACTGGCCAAACTAATCAATGCCTGGACATTTTCCAGCTCACCATGAGCAGCACAAGGTCACACAAAACTGATTTGGTAACAGAGGCTGTGTTTCtaaactggagagagaaaagcaccCCAATTCCTCTCCACGTCTGATGTGGGGCTCCTGGTTTTTGCTCCCAAGGAAACTAAAAGTTAGCTCTCTGGTCTATGCTAAGAACTATCCAAAAcccaactattttctttttaagcaatatTTCTTCTGTCTGGTAGCAGAACTGAAACAGTCTGGCTTCTGCTTTGAGCCAGCACCCAACCAAACCAAGGAGTTCTCCATTAGTATCTGAGAGACTTTGGTCAGGCCCTTAAGAGTGGCCCAGTTTTCAAAAATGCTGGAAGCCCAGCAGcttcccacccaatttggtgagAGCTGCTCAATGTCCAGTGCTTTGTAAATGCAGTGATTTGTGCAGGGATATGATAGaatccccattttttaaaaatgtggctaCAGTTATTCCTAATCTCGCTCCCAGGCCTTCAAAGAGAGCATTTAAAATCCCCAAATATCTTTATCAGTGTGAACCTAAAAGCTGATCCTGACTGAAGTGCTGGAAGCTCATCAAGCTCTATATAAGcagtttcatatttttaagcCAGTATACTTGAAGATAATTCTTCATGTCATGATCCCAGCACACAACAGAAACCTAGCTATTTGCAGATAGTTCCCCCAAACACCAGCGGGTTGTGGCAACACTGCCGGAAGGACAGCAGAATAGTCTGCTTACCTGTCGAGGTGAGACATGACTGTCTTTGAAGCATCAGCCCCAGCTTCCTGCAGAATGCGGATAATCTGGAAAGGTGCATCGCTGTTCCTGCCAGGATGGATGATAACAGGGCACCCAAGCTGTGACTGAGCCTGCGCTGTTGCCTGAAGCACTCTGTGTTCACTCTGAGTCAAAGGCCAGGAGCAACCTATTTCTCCCACCACACCGCACTTGATGTTAGTCCCATCCGCTCCATTGAGTATCTCATCAACAATAATGCCTGTAAGCTagagaacaggaaaatgagatttttggtTACTAATATTATTTGTGTTAAATAGCATCAGATTTGGCCTATGGACACTGTGCTAGTTATACTCCTGAGGTCTTTCTGAACTTATTTTATTAACAGCTGGGTGTGtgaaaaactgcagttaaaaTCTGGTTTCTGTCAACTAACGTTATGCTAGCCATTCACTAagaccaaaataaacacaaagcaaatcaaTTTAACAGTATCCACTCACACAGTTGCCCAGGTTTGCCGGGAAAGCTGGTCTACATAAAATTTGAACGCTGATTTAGACTGagactaatttttctttaaaaaaactaaagTTAGCTCAGCATGAAACCTGTGCCTCGCCATCTTGAATTGGCTCCAGAAACAATTCAATGTAATTTCTTGCAAAACAAGGGCTCAGAGAATAAGGAAACCTTGTCACTTAGATAGGGAAGGGAGATCCTGAAGAGACAAGTttaaggcaagtcctgcttgtgGGAATGTCAACATAAAATGACAGGAGCTCCAATGACTTCAGAACTACAAGAACAAAGCTCAGCTGACAAACTTAGAGTGTCAAAAttagcttgcttttaaaatatttgtaagcaaAAAAGACATCAGAATCTCCTAATAAAAGCACTTTGTTATAACagctttagtttttcttttccagaattgGCCATGTATCTTAAAGAATACATTCAGAATTCAGAGCACAAAATGGCACTGATGATGACCTTCTAACTCTTTGGCCATGAATGTTAGGGAAATCATGATTTTAAGGAAGAATAAAGTGaacaaaggaagaaggaaggtttGCAAGCAAATCCAGGAAACggaaaaaccccacaccaattttcaaataaatctgtaCCTTATCCTTACTCCACACCTTGCCTCCTCAATAGACTCATACTACATACTGGTAAATACTCAATCTCCACACAAAAGTCAGTCCAAGCTATTACAATTTACAGCAGGTTTCTGCCCAACACTTTATCCTATGATACAGAAGTCACTCCTCTCCTGAAGAACATCTCTCCTGCAGCAACATCCTTGTGTCACTAAACAGCTCAGCTAGGGCTGGCAACAAAATATTCCAATTGTCTTTGCCTAATCAGAAAACATATCATCATGTAAAATTCACTGGCAAAGGAGGAACCGCTGGTTATCACAGATCAGTCACTGCACAACCCTTTCTAAGTAACCAACTGTCTTCTGGACTGGATTAAGTATTTATTACCTGCTGAGTACAGGACATCTGTGGGTGTCCAGCAGTCCACCAAATACAGAAGGGAAACCTTTGCCCCAAGGAATCTATTTGTATCAAATTTCAGTCGATGCAAGAATATTTAGGAAAACTAGTACTGTTCTGAACAGCTTGGGTCCCATGTGGCTGGCAGTGCTGCATCACTTTACATCTGCTCAAGTTTTGaccattgatttttaaaattaatttgactCATCTGTAAACTgtgatagattttaaaaaaattttctcagCTCTGTTCATCTGCATTCACAGCCTCCTGCCTTGGAGagttcccttccctcttctccctatcatcacattttcttaataaaagatgaatgaatatttattattatagGAATATCTGGGGACCTTGGTCATTATTAACACATTGTCTTAGGCACTGTACAAACAATTCGATGTAGACTCTGCCCTGAAAATTCTGGACAAATGGTAGAGAAAAGAGATATAACAGCCAGCCTGAGCAGAGCAATGATTTACAACTGTCCTGTAACTATTGcaattatttatgctttttaCAAGAATTCTGGGTGATCTCATTGGGAAGCAATTAGccagaaaaagagacaaaagaggCAGAAGGGATATACGCCTTCcttaaaaattgtaaaaagaaCAGGGTAATTGGTGTGGTACCAGATGCCCACAGATGAagtactttattttccttttactgttgCATTATAACAAATCCCTGAGAGAAAATGGAGCTTAAGAACTGGAAATGCTGACAGGTAATCCCAGCACACACAAGTAGCATTGGTCTAGCTGTAACACACAGGCAGTAACACTGTTCCCAAGTTTTTCACATTGAGAACTTCTAGATTTCATCTGTTTTCCTGGAACTTCTCTCCAACTTTGACTCACCCAGGGGTAATTCATAGGAGAGAGACTCCAAAGCAATGGTTAAGACTTACCTGCTCCACTGTCATGGCCTGTGTTTGAGAAGAATGAGTGGAATCCACATAAAACCCAGCCCCAGCAATAATATGGACTCCAGTTTCTTCAGCAAGTTTCTTCAAAGTATTCATATCCCGACCGATTCCTGTGGTTGTGTTTTCCACGATTGTCCCACCACCTGCTGCTTTAAAATGCAACAGCTCCTCCTTCACAGCATCTGTTTCCTGATACAAAAGAAGGTTTTCTTTATGGCTGTAGGGATTTTGCTTAATCCAAAACAAGTTCTTCATCTCAATGGGCCCATCAGACAGAGGCTCTTGGCCTGGAGAAGGTGGACAAAAACAGCTGCTGTAGTTCATAGTCAAGTGTTCGTGAGTCAACGTGTAGCCAAGGTGGTCTGGATCCACAGGGCCCAAGACAGTCTGCACTCTCCCTCCCAAGGAAGgcatttttctttagcaaaaggaaaaaaaaaatcacattaaaagagtctgggaaggaagaagaaaggaaacaaaaacatttcagatggaGCCAATATTTCTTACAAAATTTCTGAATTCCCTCCCTTC
Protein-coding sequences here:
- the PTER gene encoding N-acetyltaurine hydrolase, with the protein product MPSLGGRVQTVLGPVDPDHLGYTLTHEHLTMNYSSCFCPPSPGQEPLSDGPIEMKNLFWIKQNPYSHKENLLLYQETDAVKEELLHFKAAGGGTIVENTTTGIGRDMNTLKKLAEETGVHIIAGAGFYVDSTHSSQTQAMTVEQLTGIIVDEILNGADGTNIKCGVVGEIGCSWPLTQSEHRVLQATAQAQSQLGCPVIIHPGRNSDAPFQIIRILQEAGADASKTVMSHLDRTIFDTKKLLEFAKLGCYLEYDLFGTEFLHYQFHPDIDMPSDNERIARIRMLIDEGYEDRILIAHDVHTKNRLMKYGGHGYSHILKNIVPKMLIRGISQDKIDKILLANPKRWLTFK